Part of the Lotus japonicus ecotype B-129 chromosome 6, LjGifu_v1.2 genome, TCATCTCCCTCTTGCTTCAACGTTTTGGCTACGGGTATCGTGCTAACGTTTTCAAGAGGCTGAACACTCTCCGACAAAGCAGTACTGTTGACGCTTATGTGCGGGAATTTGAAGCTGTGGTGGCCCATGTTCCTCGTCTTTCTGAAGAGCGGTTGTTGGAGTGTTTTCGGTGGGGCCTCAAACTGATGGTTCGTCATAGGTTGCATTCTTTCCGTCCTACAACTTTGTTGCGTGCCATGGAGATTGCTAGGGAAATTGATGCAGAATTTAGCCTTGCTGAAGAACAATCACTGGCTCCAGAGGCTTCTCTCCCCCCTCCTTCTCACACCGAAGGGGAAACCGTTGCTAGTATTTCGGTGGAAGAAGAAGGCATACTCAAGGAGGACTCAAGCGAAGATGTACTCAAGGAGGACTCAAGCAATCAACATGTTGCACTTACTTCTGGAATTTATAATGAGTCCAAGCAAGACACTGCTTTGCCCATGGAAGGTCTCACAAACGATGCTGCCCATATGCCTCACATCAGCACAATCTCTATGGTAGATGCTCCGTTGTCAATGACTGTGAATTCTGTTATGATTGAAAAGTTTGGCAAATCAGACGGTTTCAAGCATCTAGGTACACAATTAACATTGGGATTTGTGGATGAAGATGGTGACTCGATGTGGAGGGTTGAGGCCTCAATGCAAATGCAACCATGGGTCCTCAATGTGTTGTCCAAGCGACCTCCTCCAATGCCTCCAGATATGGACACTTGGACACTTGCTGTTCTGGCGCTTCACTCGGTTTGCCGCCTACAATGGGACCCGGGAGGGGAAGATTGGATCTACTATGCTACTtccaaccttgaggacaaggttgatTTTAGGGGGGGGAGTATTGTTAGGATTAATTATATTAGTATTTAATTTAGGAATCTATCTTTATAGTATCTTTGATATTAAGATGTTATCTCTTATTCTAGTATTATATCTTCTGTATTTCTTAGGGATTAAGTTATTGATATTAGGATTAGTTATAATAAATAGGAGTGCCCTCCTTCGGTTAGAATCATGGATTGAATTATTCAGTTGTAAAGGGAACCAGCCCTATTGAAGAGGAACCAGCCTCTTGGTTCTGAAGAGGAACCAGCCTCTCAGttcctatttatcctttttatttaatataagtcttttattcagaaaaaaataccaaaaatattCCCTTTTCCCTATTTTCTCTATCGTTTCTCCACGTTAGGATTTTCGGGTCCTAAcatgtttcttctgattcgTTTTGTTTGCCTTTTGATCTTGGAAACATTATTATATGATTGCTTTATTGCTTTTCTGGTTTTGTAATGTTATATATATAGACCCAACTGTCTGAAGGATATGTAGTTATATGTTAGATTTTTCTGACTAATAACATGTTTAGTTTCAAATGCTCAAAATCACTTCTGATCTGAGTAGATGTGAGTTGTATTCTGTGCAACTTGCACTAATTTGATTTGGTGTGGCTGCTATAGCGCCTCGAGGGAGCAATTATCAATATTGATGGATGTTTCTTTCTGAATGAGattagaaaaaattattttttctatacATTTGATCTGGTTCATTTCTGTATCTACAAGACTGTAACGGATTGAGAAATATCGGTTAAAGATgaaagttttgttttatttttcttccaaGAGAAGCTGTTGGTTGTTGATTGAGACAATCTTCCACTTAGAACTGGTGCAACTGAATATTATGATCTTAGGCATTTAGAGCTTTGATTTACGTGGTATTTTGGTTTTCCAAGTGCAATGGTGTTTTGATGACCTTGTCTTGTTGGCACACTTGAGTAGTGTTGGTGTGTTCATTTCTGAGTTTTACATTTTGTTTCGACGGTACACAGATGCTTTTTTCATTACTTATTAATTGATTCAAAAGTTGTTTTGTTTGAGAATGATACTGCAGTTGCTAGAACAAGAGATGATTTTCACTTAATTATGTTTTGAAAATTTGCTTTCTGTTTTGTTTATAATTTGCATTTTTGAAGTAAACTACATTTGGTGTCGCAGGCATCTAGCTTCAACTTTCGGGATAACTCATGGGCACCGGTGTTTACTTTGGACTTGAAAGCAAACAGCTCCTGTGTAAGAAGTCGTCAGGTGATATGCATGTCAGTGCCAGTGCAACAAACGAGTGTGCCCTAAGTTACTGTCTCCCCATTAGAATTGAAAGAAGCTCCCGAGCCTCCCTTGAACTTACACAAGCCTAAACAACCTTATACAGCAACAATtgtttctgttgagagaatagtGGGACCAAAGGCTCCAGGGGAAACTTGTCATATTGTGATTGATCATCGAGGAAATGTTCCCTACTGGGAAGGACAGAGTTATGGTGTTATTCCACCGGTAAGTGACTTGTTGTTAGTGATACTCATTTTATGCTTCCGCTCCTCATtgtatctgattagtggatgtGAATCCATTATGATTGATCTTTGGCTTCTGAATATTTGGTGAATTAATTTCGATGAAAGGACCTTGTTTTGGATATCTTACAACATCCAACCAAATGTGAAATGTCCTTCGTATTCAAAGTTTAATATTATTGGCCATTGGTAGAACTTTACCTGGTTCTGCCTTGCCTTCACAGTAGATCTGAAAACTAGTGATGTCTTTTCAGTTTGTTAATTCACATAGAAGATTTTTATCCTTTCTTTTTTCTGGGATCAGATATAGGAGTTCATGCAGTTAATGCTGAAATGACTTTACAACTCATAAATGCTCTTGTACATGGGTGGCAGGGTGAAAATCCGAAGAAACCTGGGAGTCCCCATAATGTTCGACTCTATTCAACTGCGTCCACAAGATATGGAGATACTTTTGATGGCAAAACAGCCAGTTTGTGTGTGCGCCGAGCTGTTTATTATGATCCTGAGACAGGAAAGGAAGATCCATCTAAGAATGGCATTTGTAGCAACTTCTTGTGTAACTCAAAGCCTGGAGACAAAGTTCAGGTCACAGGTAAAGCAAACACTTTTTTGCACCATCGAAGCTTGAAATGACTTCTAACTTCTTTCATTAGTTACTCAGAATTCATATTTTTGCAAATTGATGCTTTGGCGCGCCTTACTTAATAGAGAGAATTTCTAATATCTGCTGTTTCCCTACACACCTTATCAAAAGTGTGATGTGACAGCTTTACAATGGCCATGTCTCCTCAAATTAATGCCTGAATGTGCCTTGCTTTTGGAATTTCTTTACCAACTAGAGGAGAGTACCTTGTTGACTGCTACTTGTTTGCTTGTTAATCAATTGGACTTCATTGGCGGCCTCTATATGTGAAAATACTAACTTGCTTAAGTAAAAGATGGGGCAATTGGGGATATTTGATTAAGTTTCCTAATTACGTAATGAACAATGActtgaaaatttgaaattagATAGACATGGTGATTTGGTATGCCTGAATTCTAAACTTCAAAAGGTTTTCATGTTGTATTCTAGTAATCTAGTGAGCCTATTTTTCACGATTTAATAGCTCTTCTTAGATTCCAACATTTGGTCCTTTGGTTAACATCAAACTCTTATCATATGAACATGGTAACGAAAAGTgataaactaaataaaaaataaatcctTACAGGGTAGTTTACTGTTCGTACTTCATTCTTAACCACATGTCCATATTCATGACTTTTGCACCTATTTGATTTTTTCCTTGTGTAGTTTCCACACACTGAATATTATGGTCTTTCTTTCCTCCTCCAATTTTCCCTTTCATTATGGTTTGTCTAGCTCAACGTATAAAAATGAATCTATTTATATTATTGAGCGTTTGGTTATATATGCCTATGTTTTTGTGTATCTGTGTTTTCTCATGACACTAAAATGAAATTTGTCCACTTCCAAATTTCTCGGTGACAACTTTGGGTGTTCACTCTAAATTTTACTTTCAACTGATAAATAACTTGCAATTTTACGTTCACTCTAATTTATAGAAGGATGGATAACAAAATTGTAAGATAAACTTCTGATGATTTAACTCGTCTTGGGTTGTCAACAAGTGTTGGTTTTCACATACATACTACAATTTTCTTTGCAGGCCCTTCAGGGAAGGTAATGCTTTTGCCTGAGGATGACCCAAATGCTACCCATATAATGATTGGGACCGGCACCGGCACCGGCGTTGCTCCATTTAGAGGCTATCTTAGTCGAATGTTCATGGAATCAGTCCCTACATTCAAGTTTGGCGGACTAGCATGGCTTTTCCTTGGTGTTGCCAACACTGACAGTCTCCTCTATGATGATGAATTCACCAAATATCTGCAGGATTACCCAAACAACTTCCGCTATGATATGAAAAATAAGATAGTGAGATATAATTAAACATGTGTTGATCTCATCATCATGGCTCACTTGGCAGTATCACAGGTAACCATCGTTTTCTCCACGTTGACACTTTTTTCGCTTCCCAGCACAATTGGGTCACCTCAAATGGATTCAAAATTTGACCtttttgtctttgtttttatCCCCACCACTTTTTTCCATCTGGGTTTTTGATTGATGCATAAGTCTTTGGAGAATTAACCGAAGTtggattttttgtttgtttgagaTTCTTAGTTGCTTGGTAGAATTTTATTCACGAATACTGAGACTTTTGTTTTGTGGGTTTTTGCAGATGGCTGTAACTGTTCCTGTTGGCAGTGATTTGTCTATCAGAAGATCAGGGTTTAAGGTttgttgtttcttctgattcgtTTTGTTTGCCTTTTTTCCTTGGAAACATGAttatatgaattttttattgcTTTTGCTGATTTTTGTAATTTGAAATTTATACACCAAACTGTCTGAAGGATATGTAGTTATATGTTAGATTTTTCTGACTAATAACATGTTTAGTTTCAAATGCTCAAAATCACTTCTGATCTGAGTAGATGTGAGTTGCATTCTGTGCAATAGCGCCTCGAGGGAGCAATTATCGATATTGATGGATGTTTCTTTCTGAATGAGattagaaaaaattattttttctatacATTTGATCTGGTTCATTTCTGTATCTACAAGACTGTAACGGATTGAGAAATATCGGTTAAAGATgaaagttttgttttatttttcttccaaGAGAAGCTGTTGGTTGTTGGTTGAGACGATCTTCCACATAGAACTGGTGCAACTGAATATTATGATCTTAGGCATTTAGAGCTTTGATTTACGTGGTATTTTGGTTTTCCAAGTGTAATGGTGCTTTGATGACCGTGTCTTGTTAGGACACACTCGAGTATTGTGATGTGTTCATTTCTGAGTTTTACCAATTGTCTCTAGTGCACAcagatgcttttttttttttttttactttttaattgattttcaaAAGTGGTGTCTGGGAATGATACTGCAGTTGTTAGAATAAGAGATGATGTTcaccttgttatgttttgaaTATTAGCTACCTGTTTTGGTTATATAATTTGTATTTTTGATGAAAACTAAGCTTGATGTTGCAGGCATCTAACTTCAACTTTCGGGTTAAATCATGGTCACCAGTATTCACTTAGGACTTGAAAGCAAACAGCTCCTGTGCAAGAAGTCGTCAGGTGATATGCATGTCAGTGCCAGTGCAACAAGCGAGTGTACCCAAAGTGACTGTCTCCCCATTAGAATTGGAAGAAGCTCCTGAGCTGAGCCTCCCTTGAACTTATACAAGCCTAAACAACGTTATACAGCAACAATtgtttctgttgagagaatagtGGGACCAAAGGCTCAGGGGAAACTTTTCATATTGTGATTGATCATGATGGAAATGTTCCCTACTGGGAAGGACAGAGTTACGGTGTTATCCCACCAGTAAATGGCTTGTAAGTGATACTCATTCTATGCTTCCACTCCTCTTTGTATCTGATTAATGGACGCGGACCCATAGTGATTGATCTTTGGCTTCAGAATATTTGGTGAATTAATTTCGATGAGAGGACCAAATTCGTATTCAAAGTTTAATATTATTGGCCATTGGTAGAACTTTACCTGGTTCTGCTTTCCGTTCACATTCCATCTGAAAACTAGTGGTACCTTTTAAGTTTGTTAATTCATATAGATTGTTAATTCACACAGAAGATTTTTATCCTTTCTTTTTTCTGGGATCAGATGTAGGATTAAATGCTTAAATgatttcataactcataaatGCTATTGTACATTGGTGGCAGGGTGAAAATCCGAAGAAACCTGGGAGTCCCCATAATGTTCGACTCTATTCAATTGCGTCCACAAGATATGGAGATTCTTTTGATGGCAAAACAGCCAGCTTGTGTGTGCGTCGAGCTGTTTATTATGATCCTGAGACAGGAAAGGAAGATCCCTCTAAGAATGGCGTAACTCAAAGCCTGGAGACAAAGTTCAGGTCACAGGTAAAAGCAAACACATTTTTGCACCATCAAAGCTTGAAATGACTTCTAACTTCTTTCATTAATTCCTCAGAATTCATATTTTTGCAAACTAATGCTTTGGCACGCCTTGCTTAATAGAGAGAATTTCTAATCTCTTCTGGTTCCCTACACACCTTATCAAATGTGTGATGTGACAACTTTACAATGGCTATGTCTCCTCAAAGCAATGCCTGGACGTGCCTTGCTTTTGGAATTTCTTTACCAACTAGAGGCTCACCTGGTTGACTGCTACTTGTTTGCTTGTTAATCAattggacttcattggtggccTCTATATGTGAAAATACTAACTTGCTTAAGTAATAGATGGGGCAATTGGGGATATTTGATTAAGTTTTCTAATTACGTAATGAACAATGacttaaaatttgaaattagatAGACATGGTGATTTGGTATGTCTGATTTCTAAACTTCAAAAGGTTTTCATGTTGTATTCTAGTGAGCCTATTTTTCATGATTTAACAGCTATTCTTAGATTCCAACATTTGGTCCTTTGGTTAACATCAAACTCTTATCATATAGACATGGTAACGAAAAGTGATAAACTAAATAAAGAATAAATCCTTACAGGGTAGTTTACTGTTCATTCTTCGTTCTTAACCGTATGTCCATATTCATGACTTTTGCACCTATTAGATTTTTTCCTTGTGTAGTTTCCACACACTGAATATTATGGTCTTTCTTTCCTCCTCCAATTTTCCCTTTCATTGTTGTTTGTCTAGCACAAcgtataaaaatgaaaattttatttatattaatgtGTTTGGTCATATATGCTTTAAATGTGAATGATTTTAATGACATAGTTGATACTTCCAAGCTCCTTACTGCCTGTGAGAAAATTGATCCTGTAAAAGAATGTTGCTACCAAATTTGTCAGAATGCTATATTAGAAGCAGCTACAACAATTGCATCAAAAGGTTCTGATTTTTGGGACATGGATGCATCACATGTTCTACCTGAGCATTCAATTCGGGTCAATGATTGTAGAAATATAGTCCTCAGATGGGTTGCTAGTAAGCTTGATCCTTCTCATGCCAAGAAAGTTCTAAGAGGACTGTCTAATTGCAACGTGAACAAAGGTTAGTTTGTGTAATATGACATATTTCCTTTGTGACAACAGTATAGTATAGTGTGACTTGGGATAGTTTTTCCTTCATGATTGTCTTTTCTGTATCTAGATCTAGATGAAAAACATTGTCACTTGAGGCTTACCAGTAAGATATTTCAACAGTCATCATTTGGTTTTCCTAGTAGATTTTTGCTAGTTGCATTCTGCACTTTTAATCATTTATTGGTTATTCCTAATTATCTTAATCCTCCATTTTTCAActttattctctttcttttgcCACAGTTTGTCCCCTGGTTCTCCCTGATACTAGGCAAGTTGCCAAGGGCTGTGGACATGGGATAAGTCACAAGACAGCCTGCTCTAATGCCATGGAAAGCTATGTGTCTCACTTACAGAAGCAAAGCTTCATTACGAACTTGCAAGCTTTAGACTGTGCAGAAACTTTAgcaatgaaattaaaaaaatcaaatatcacTGAGGATGTTTATAGTCTGTCATGTAAGCCTTAAGGATTTTTCCCTCCAAGGTTAGTTCTGCTTCTCTTTTCCTGTTAGTATGCAACACAGTAACACTTAATGCCCATAATATTTATACCTTATGGCTGATGttaataattcttttttttcatcCCGCTTGTTCAACTTTGTGGGGAAATCAACATTGTGGATGCTTCAGTTGGGAATCAAGGTAATTCTTCAATTGTGTGTTGTGTCAATAATAATTATTTGCAAGCACCACATGTTTTTTTTGGGGGAAGCGATTGGGGAGAGGAGTGAAGGGGGTTTAAGTATGAGTGCTTTTAATTGAGAAATATTAGAACAAACCCCCAAATTAGTCCTGAAAAATAAGTGGGTTTTTAAGGCTCCATTTCACTTAACCGATTTGCACATGTGGCATGTTAACTTGTTTACATAGTACTTACTTGGCCCTTATTATTTTCCCACGTATATTGGGCACTCATGCTACCTGCCTTTCTCTTTGATGGACTTCTCTTCCTTGATACCCGAGATCTCATCATTTCCACCGAAGGAAACTATTTCAAATTCTTTCCAATATCAAAATTATATGTGGAAAAAGTATATGGGCCCAATGAGTACCAACTAAGCTAGTTAATTTGCACGTGTAGATCCATTAGTGTCACAAATCCCACTTGACAAAAGGACTAATGTGTCTTTCGGTTGCACTCTTCGAGGATCTTGTATACTACTTTTTGAGTGTGTCTTGCAGTGTTCTTTTTACGGACTAATTTGGGGttaattcaaaaatattatttacttTTGAAATGCATACTATTTTTATCTTGATCTGCTTGAAAGAAGACAATGTGGTCCTCTTTTTTTGTGCTTTTGCATGTAATTCTCTGCTGACATGTGACTTGCTACATAATCTTCCTTAAACAGAGGCTGGTTGTCTATTACCTAGCTTGCATGACAATATGACATGAATTCTGGGATTTGCTTCCTTTGTGATTTGAATGACAATATTCCAGCTACCTGGCCTTCTACGTATATGAAGAAAC contains:
- the LOC130725660 gene encoding uncharacterized GPI-anchored protein At1g61900-like, producing the protein MCLVIYALNVNDFNDIVDTSKLLTACEKIDPVKECCYQICQNAILEAATTIASKGSDFWDMDASHVLPEHSIRVNDCRNIVLRWVASKLDPSHAKKVLRGLSNCNVNKDLDEKHCHLRLTSKIFQQSSFVCPLVLPDTRQVAKGCGHGISHKTACSNAMESYVSHLQKQSFITNLQALDCAETLAMKLKKSNITEDVYSLSCKP